A single region of the Candidatus Methylomirabilota bacterium genome encodes:
- a CDS encoding ABC transporter substrate-binding protein — MHTLRWVLAALLLAAAGGGGGVALAQAKLVRLTFYYPVGVAGPLAKVIGDLTDQFNKAHPGLEVVPVYSGDYDPTLQKVQTAVMAGNPPDVFIVEISELHTLLAMNAIIPLDEYVRRAEGGKYWEDFFPAFRENSVVGGKIWWIPFQRSTPVLYWNKEAFRRAGLDPDKPPKTWDELREYAKKLTVRDGTEVKQWGVTISGGWHDWLFEAFVRQNGGWLINPEGTRANFNSKEAGEALEFWVELLHQEKVGPPHSTWASTPPDFVAGRTALLYHSTGILTFLKNSTKFDFGVGFMPARKSYGAEVGGGNLAIARKIPRERQEAAWKFIEWLTSAENAAKWSIASGYVATRVSAYDRPELRAHVEKNPEYLVARDQLKYASAKMMAPNYQKIREILKKQLDDAVDGRVSPKDALETVQKQVSSVIKR, encoded by the coding sequence ATGCACACTCTCCGATGGGTTCTCGCCGCGCTCCTCCTGGCCGCCGCCGGTGGCGGGGGCGGTGTCGCGCTCGCCCAGGCTAAGCTGGTCCGCCTCACCTTCTACTATCCCGTGGGCGTGGCCGGTCCGCTCGCCAAGGTCATCGGTGACCTGACCGACCAGTTCAACAAGGCCCATCCCGGCCTCGAGGTCGTGCCGGTGTACTCCGGCGACTACGACCCGACCCTCCAGAAGGTGCAGACGGCGGTGATGGCGGGCAACCCCCCGGACGTCTTCATCGTGGAGATCTCCGAGCTCCACACGCTCCTGGCCATGAACGCCATCATTCCGCTGGACGAGTACGTGCGGCGCGCGGAAGGGGGCAAGTACTGGGAGGACTTCTTCCCGGCCTTCCGCGAGAACAGCGTGGTGGGTGGGAAGATCTGGTGGATCCCCTTCCAGCGCTCGACGCCCGTCCTCTATTGGAACAAGGAGGCCTTTCGGAGGGCCGGGCTCGACCCCGACAAGCCGCCCAAGACGTGGGATGAGCTCCGGGAGTACGCCAAGAAGCTCACCGTCCGGGACGGCACCGAGGTCAAGCAGTGGGGGGTCACGATCTCGGGCGGCTGGCACGACTGGCTGTTCGAGGCCTTCGTCCGCCAGAACGGCGGGTGGCTGATCAACCCGGAGGGGACCCGAGCCAACTTCAACTCGAAGGAGGCCGGCGAGGCCCTCGAGTTCTGGGTCGAGCTCTTGCACCAGGAGAAGGTCGGGCCGCCGCACTCCACCTGGGCCTCGACGCCGCCCGACTTCGTCGCCGGGCGCACCGCCCTGCTCTACCACTCGACGGGCATCCTCACGTTCCTCAAGAACTCGACCAAGTTCGATTTCGGCGTCGGCTTCATGCCGGCCAGGAAGTCATACGGGGCCGAGGTCGGCGGCGGCAACCTGGCCATCGCCCGGAAGATTCCCAGGGAGCGGCAGGAGGCCGCCTGGAAGTTCATCGAGTGGCTGACCTCCGCCGAGAATGCGGCGAAATGGAGCATCGCCTCCGGGTACGTCGCCACCCGGGTCTCCGCCTACGACCGACCGGAGCTGAGGGCCCACGTCGAGAAGAACCCCGAGTACCTGGTGGCCCGCGACCAGCTCAAGTACGCGTCGGCCAAGATGATGGCGCCGAATTACCAGAAGATCCGGGAGATCCTCAAGAAGCAGCTCGACGACGCGGTGGACGGCCGGGTGAGCCCCAAGGACGCCCTGGAGACGGTCCAGAAACAGGTCAGCAGCGTGATCAAGCGCTAG